One part of the Polyangium spumosum genome encodes these proteins:
- the ttcA gene encoding tRNA 2-thiocytidine(32) synthetase TtcA, with translation MNLRRKLARAMSRAIADFKMLSDGDRVLCAVSGGKDSYAMHDLLVDLARRAPVNFSVVAVNIDQGHPGFPGHLLRDYMASRGHEFVMINEDTYSIVTDKIPEGKTYCSLCSRLRRGILYRIAQEMGCTKIALGHHRDDAITTLMLNLVFAGQLKAMPPKLVADDGKNVVIRPLIYCAEDDLAAFAEEEKFPILPCDLCGSQENLQRKAVSRLLADLDARCPGARRNMLAALGNVRPSHLFDAGLWQKLGLEVARDDGGGEAAAALAGEDDDTSAFVPLSRLSDRSIV, from the coding sequence GTGAACCTACGCCGCAAGCTCGCGCGGGCGATGTCCCGCGCGATCGCCGATTTCAAGATGCTCTCCGACGGCGACCGCGTCCTCTGCGCGGTCTCGGGCGGCAAGGACAGCTACGCGATGCACGACCTGCTCGTGGATCTCGCGCGGCGCGCCCCCGTGAACTTCAGCGTCGTCGCGGTGAACATCGACCAGGGCCACCCGGGCTTTCCGGGGCACCTCCTTCGCGACTACATGGCCTCGCGCGGGCACGAGTTCGTGATGATCAACGAGGACACGTACTCGATCGTCACGGACAAGATCCCCGAGGGCAAGACCTACTGCTCGCTCTGCTCGCGCCTGCGCCGCGGCATCCTCTATCGCATCGCGCAGGAGATGGGCTGCACGAAGATCGCGCTCGGGCACCACCGCGACGACGCGATCACCACCTTGATGCTGAACCTCGTCTTCGCCGGGCAGCTCAAGGCCATGCCGCCGAAGCTCGTCGCGGACGACGGCAAGAACGTCGTCATTCGTCCGCTCATCTACTGCGCCGAGGACGACCTCGCGGCGTTCGCCGAGGAGGAGAAGTTTCCGATCCTGCCCTGCGATCTCTGCGGCTCGCAGGAGAACCTCCAGCGCAAGGCCGTGAGCCGCCTGCTCGCCGACCTCGACGCGCGTTGCCCCGGCGCGCGGCGCAACATGCTCGCGGCGCTCGGCAACGTCCGGCCGAGCCACCTCTTCGACGCCGGCCTCTGGCAGAAGCTCGGCCTCGAGGTCGCGCGCGACGACGGAGGGGGCGAGGCGGCCGCCGCGCTCGCGGGCGAGGACGACGACACGAGCGCCTTCGTCCCGCTGTCGAGGCTCTCCGATCGGAGTATCGTGTGA